A region from the Rhodamnia argentea isolate NSW1041297 chromosome 7, ASM2092103v1, whole genome shotgun sequence genome encodes:
- the LOC115741899 gene encoding uncharacterized protein LOC115741899, with the protein MAGATSRKISAAAARAHTRKSKPSSFRLPSGIFQKLLLVSFTGFLAWAYQAIQPPQPKIPGYPGGPPVTAPRIKLRDGRHLAYKEHGAQKDVANFKIVYVHGLDGCRHDAGVATTLSQKVIDDLGVYIVSFDRPGYGQSDPDPKRTMKSIALDIEELADQLGLGSKFYLIGFSMGGQIVWSCLKYIPHRLAGAALLAPSINYWWSGFPANMSSEAYNRLLQRDQWALRVAHYTPWLTYWWNTQKLFPCSSYAIRSTDVLSPTDKKIFAQCTREDPAEIGQQGEFESIHRDLMIAFGMPEFTPMDLENPFPNNEGTVHVWQGDDDMLVPVTMQRFISQQLPWIQYHELPEHGHFFPYANGMSDVITKVLLLGETAE; encoded by the exons GGATCTTCCAGAAACTACTACTGGTTTCATTCACTGGGTTCCTTGCCTGGGCTTATCAAGCTATCCAACCTCCTCAACCTAAAATACCTGGTTATCCTGGCGGGCCTCCTGTTACTGCACCAAGAATAAAGCTTAGAGATGGGAGGCATTTGGCATATAAGGAGCATGGTGCTCAAAAAGATGTTGCGAATTTTAAAATTGTTTATGTACACGGTCTTGATGGTTGTAGGCATGATGCTGGTGTTGCAACGACTTTATCTCAG AAAGTCATCGATGATCTAGGGGTCTACATAGTGTCTTTCGATCGACCTGGCTATGGACAGAGTGATCCTGATCCAAAACGAACCATGAAAAGCATTGCTCTAGACATAGAAGAACTTGCTGATCAGCTGGGACTTGGCTCAAAATTTTACCTCATTGGCTTTTCCATGGGTGGCCAGATTGTGTGGAGCTGCCTCAAGTACATTCCTCACAG GCTAGCAGGAGCAGCACTACTAGCTCCGTCTATCAACTACTGGTGGTCTGGTTTTCCTGCAAATATGTCTTCTGAAGCTTATAACCGATTGCTTCAGAGGGATCAATGGGCACTTCGTGTTGCTCACTACACCCCCTGGCTTACATATTGGTGGAACACCCAGAAATTGTTCCCTTGTTCAAGTTACGCAATTCGTAGTACTGATGTTCTCTCTCCCACAGACAAAAAAATCTTTGCCCAATGTACGAGAGAAGATCCG gctGAGATCGGACAACAAGGAGAGTTTGAGTCCATTCACCGTGACTTGATGATCGCATTTGGTATGCCGGAATTTACTCCCATGGATCTAGAAAACCCGTTCCCTAACAATGAAGGTACTGTCCATGTGTGGCAAGGGGATGATGATATGTTGGTGCCTGTCACGATGCAGCGTTTCATCTCCCAGCAACTCCCGTGGATTCAATATCACGAGCTGCCCGAACATGGACACTTTTTCCCTTATGCTAATGGGATGTCCGATGTTATCACAAAGGTACTTTTACTCGGAGAAACTGCTGAATAG
- the LOC115741951 gene encoding germin-like protein subfamily 3 member 2 — protein sequence MPPKMAVFLLVFHLLGLPIFASDPDPVQDYCVPNAKFGAGRTPRVSVLPCKNSSDVTTDDFVFSGMKNFAANFSETGLAALSVNPTLFPGLNTLGMSFVRADLRVGGINPPHFHPRATEIAYLVRGRVYSGFVDSSNRVFARVIEGGEVMLYPRGLVHFQMNVGNKPATIFGSFNSQNAGTQKIPATIFGSGIKSELLEKAFGLSPRQIGQMRRKFDPKTTR from the coding sequence ATGCCTCCAAAAATGGCCGTCTTCTTACTTGTTTTTCATCTCCTTGGCCTTCCCATATTTGCCTCAGACCCTGACCCCGTTCAAGACTACTGCGTACCAAACGCTAAATTCGGTGCCGGCCGGACCCCTAGAGTCTCGGTCCTCCCGTGCAAGAACTCCTCCGACGTCACTACCGACGACTTCGTCTTCTCGggcatgaagaactttgcagccAACTTCTCCGAAACCGGGCTTGCCGCCCTCTCCGTGAACCCCACACTGTTTCCGGGGCTTAACACTCTAGGCATGTCCTTCGTGAGAGCCGACCTAAGAGTTGGCGGCATCAACCCTCCGCACTTCCACCCCAGGGCCACCGAGATCGCGTATTTGGTGCGAGGGAGAGTGTACTCGGGGTTCGTCGACTCGTCGAACCGGGTTTTCGCTAGGGTTATCGAGGGAGGCGAGGTGATGTTGTATCCAAGGGGTCTAGTGCACTTCCAAATGAACGTTGGCAACAAGCCGGCGACCATTTTCGGGAGCTTCAATAGCCAGAATGCCGGAACGCAGAAAATTCCGGCAACCATCTTTGGATCCGGCATAAAGAGTGAGCTTCTTGAGAAGGCATTCGGGTTGAGTCCCAGACAGATAGGGCAGATGAGAAGGAAGTTCGACCCCAAAACCACAAGGTAA